Genomic segment of Candidatus Tanganyikabacteria bacterium:
CGATGCAGCGGCGGCCGTCGGTGAGGCGTTCGACCTGCACGATCACGTCGAGCGACGAGGCTATTTGCTCGCGGATGGCGCGGGCGGGCAGGTCCATCCCCGCCATCAGGACCATGGTCTCGAGGCGGGCAAGGGCTTCCCGGCACGAGTTGGCGTGCAGGGTGGCCAGCGACCCCTCATGGCCGGTGTTCATCGCCTGCAGCATCGCCAGGGCCTCCTTGCCGCGCACTTCGCCCACGATGATGCGATCCGGCCGCATGCGCAGGCAGTTCTTGAGCCAAGACTTACGCACCTCGGCCTGAAACGCGCTTTACCGCATGATCCGCGACTTTCAGCCCCTCGACGCAACTTGTCAGCATGGAGATCTGCTGAGATCATTGGGGCGTCTCCCCC
This window contains:
- a CDS encoding CpaF family protein, which gives rise to MRKSWLKNCLRMRPDRIIVGEVRGKEALAMLQAMNTGHEGSLATLHANSCREALARLETMVLMAGMDLPARAIREQIASSLDVIVQVERLTDGRRCIVSVSEIVGMEGDCVQMQEVFQFKRTGIDEAGAVLGGHQPTGIWPKCARKLALNGCDDVARMIGREAKR